One segment of Castanea sativa cultivar Marrone di Chiusa Pesio chromosome 3, ASM4071231v1 DNA contains the following:
- the LOC142627749 gene encoding proteasome subunit alpha type-4, whose protein sequence is MSRRYDSRTTIFSPEGRLYQVEYAMEAIGNAGTAIGILSKDGVVLIGEKKVTSKLLQTSTSTEKMYKIDDHVSCAVAGIMSDANILINTARVQAQRYTYAYQEPMPVEQLVQSLCDTKQGYTQFGGLRPFGVSFLFAGWDKNFGFQLYMSDPSGNYGGWKAAAIGANNQAAQSMLKQDYKDEITREEAVELALKVLSKTMDSTSLTSDKLELAEVFLLPSGNVKYQVCSPESLSKLLVKLGMTQPAAEAS, encoded by the coding sequence ATGTCTCGGAGGTATGATAGCCGCACGACAATCTTCTCTCCTGAAGGTCGTCTCTACCAAGTTGAGTATGCAATGGAGGCCATTGGAAATGCTGGAACTGCAATTGGGATTTTATCAAAGGATGGAGTTGTCTTGATTGGTGAAAAGAAGGTCACTTCCAAACTCCTTCAAACCTCAACATCAACTGAGAAGATGTATAAGATTGATGACCATGTATCATGTGCTGTCGCTGGAATAATGTCGGATGCCAATATCCTAATCAACACAGCTAGAGTCCAAGCCCAACGTTACACTTATGCTTACCAAGAACCAATGCCTGTTGAACAGCTCGTCCAATCTCTCTGTGATACCAAACAAGGCTACACACAATTTGGTGGGCTCCGTCCATTTGGTGTTTCATTTCTGTTTGCCGGCTGGGACAAAAATTTTGGCTTCCAGCTTTACATGAGTGACCCAAGTGGAAACTATGGTGGTTGGAAAGCTGCAGCAATTGGGGCAAACAACCAGGCAGCTCAATCGATGCTTAAGCAGGATTACAAGGATGAAATCACAAGAGAAGAAGCAGTTGAGCTAGCACTGAAAGTGCTCAGCAAGACAATGGACAGCACAAGTCTCACCTCAGATAAACTGGAATTGGCTGAGGTATTCCTCTTGCCTTCAGGAAATGTCAAGTACCAGGTTTGCTCACCAGAGTCCCTGAGCAAGCTCTTAGTGAAGTTGGGAATGACCCAACCTGCTGCCGAGGCCTCCTAA